In Humulus lupulus chromosome 7, drHumLupu1.1, whole genome shotgun sequence, the following are encoded in one genomic region:
- the LOC133789720 gene encoding lysM domain-containing GPI-anchored protein 2-like produces MGSTTYPAILLSLFFISAHLVVQSAAQTPPVFKCSTGAKTTCQGLVDYVVPNATTLVDIQALFGIKKLYTFLGANNHPITTPRNTTVAAKETIKIPFPCSCSNGTGASSGAPKYTVKPGDGLDHIAREIFSNLVSYQRIADVNRIPNVNLIQPGQTFTIPLPCSCDELNGTQVVHYGHVVKTGNTVEGIAQEFGTTEETILKLNGIVNSTEILAGQVLDVPLKGLVLYTRYVVHQILVY; encoded by the coding sequence atgggTTCCACAACTTATCCAGCGATTCTCCTCAGCCTGTTCTTCATCTCGGCCCACCTCGTGGTTCAATCGGCGGCCCAAACGCCGCCGGTTTTTAAATGCAGTACTGGTGCGAAGACCACGTGTCAAGGCCTAGTCGACTACGTGGTTCCCAACGCCACCACCCTCGTCGATATCCAAGCTCTCTTCGGTATCAAAAAGTTATACACTTTTCTCGGCGCCAACAACCACCCGATCACGACTCCACGCAACACAACAGTGGCCGCGAAGGAGACGATCAAGATCCCGTTCCCCTGCTCCTGCTCTAACGGAACGGGCGCCTCGAGCGGAGCCCCGAAGTATACAGTGAAGCCCGGAGACGGACTCGACCATATAGCGAGAGAAATTTTCTCGAATCTGGTGTCGTACCAGCGGATCGCCGACGTTAACCGCATCCCGAATGTGAATTTGATTCAACCGGGGCAGACGTTTACGATTCCGCTACCATGTAGCTGTGACGAGTTGAACGGAACCCAGGTGGTCCACTACGGACACGTGGTGAAAACTGGAAACACCGTAGAGGGGATTGCTCAGGAATTCGGTACTACAGAGGAGACGATACTGAAGCTGAATGGGATTGTTAACTCTACTGAGATCCTGGCTGGTCAAGTCCTCGACGTTCCTCTTAAAGGTTTGGTTTTGTACACCAGATATGTTGTACACCAGATACTAGTTTACTGA
- the LOC133790380 gene encoding histone H3.2: MARTKQTARKSTGGKAPRKQLATKAARKSAPATGGVKKPHRFRPGTVALREIRKYQKSTELLIRKLPFQRLVREIAQDFKTDLRFQSSAVSALQEAAEAYLVGLFEDTNLCAIHAKRVTIMPKDIQLARRIRGERA, translated from the coding sequence ATGGCTCGTACCAAGCAGACTGCTCGCAAGTCGACCGGAGGCAAGGCCCCAAGGAAGCAGCTGGCAACCAAGGCCGCCAGGAAGTCGGCGCCGGCCACCGGTGGTGTGAAGAAGCCTCATCGCTTCAGGCCCGGAACCGTGGCTCTGAGAGAGATCAGGAAGTATCAGAAGAGCACTGAGCTTCTGATCAGGAAGTTGCCTTTCCAGAGGCTTGTGAGGGAGATCGCTCAGGACTTCAAGACTGACCTTCGCTTCCAGAGCAGCGCCGTCTCGGCTCTTCAGGAGGCGGCCGAGGCCTACTTGGTCGGACTCTTCGAGGACACCAACCTCTGCGCCATTCACGCCAAGAGGGTCACCATCATGCCCAAAGATATTCAGCTTGCTCGAAGAATCAGGGGCGAGAGAGCTTAA